In bacterium, a genomic segment contains:
- the rpoN gene encoding RNA polymerase factor sigma-54 yields MAIELKQSLKLSQQLVMTPQLQQAIKLLQLNRMELAEHCMTELVENPLLEEIVNLSENREEKLEQREKEANKEVDPQKEQGSEDINWENYLNSQSHRTASEGRAIRDYDPDKPSFEANLVKETTMIDHLLQQLNVNKMIDADRRIANAIICNLEEDGYLRTSCEEIAQSLQVDFEDVEAVLEHVQRFDPVGVAARNLKECLLAQCHHRKSSHLVKMVIREHLTDLENKNYTEICKSTGMSKQQLSKCIDYISSLDPRPGRQFYNENSNYITPDIYVDKVNGEYVIRQNEDGLPKLRISKLYEQALRGAKTSESAKEYINEKLRSAIWLIRSIHQRQRTIYKVTESIVKMQRDFFEKGIVGLKPMVLKDVAEDIGMHESTVSRVTTNKYVHTPQGIFELKFFFNSGIKRVEGTNMASEAVKEKIRLVIQSEDTKKPFSDQEIVELLRQKNIDIARRTVAKYREMLGILSSSKRKQVLLN; encoded by the coding sequence ATGGCCATAGAGTTAAAGCAGAGTTTAAAATTAAGTCAGCAATTGGTGATGACACCACAATTGCAACAAGCAATTAAATTGTTACAGTTGAACAGAATGGAGCTGGCTGAACACTGTATGACTGAGCTGGTAGAGAACCCGTTGTTGGAGGAAATTGTTAATTTATCTGAGAACAGAGAAGAAAAGCTAGAGCAAAGAGAAAAAGAAGCCAATAAAGAGGTAGATCCGCAAAAAGAGCAAGGCTCAGAGGATATCAATTGGGAAAATTATTTAAATAGCCAAAGTCATAGGACAGCCTCTGAAGGAAGAGCCATCAGAGATTATGATCCTGATAAGCCTTCATTTGAAGCAAACTTGGTCAAAGAAACAACAATGATTGATCACTTACTGCAACAGCTTAATGTGAATAAAATGATTGATGCAGACAGAAGGATTGCCAATGCCATTATTTGTAACTTGGAAGAAGACGGTTATTTAAGAACATCTTGTGAAGAGATCGCTCAGAGCCTGCAGGTGGACTTTGAAGATGTAGAGGCTGTTTTAGAGCATGTTCAACGCTTTGATCCGGTAGGTGTGGCCGCCAGAAATCTAAAAGAGTGTTTGTTGGCTCAGTGTCATCATAGAAAAAGTAGTCACTTGGTTAAAATGGTGATTCGTGAGCATTTGACAGATCTGGAAAATAAAAACTACACAGAAATATGTAAATCTACAGGGATGTCAAAACAGCAACTGTCAAAATGCATTGATTATATTTCATCTTTAGATCCTAGACCAGGCAGACAGTTCTACAATGAAAACTCAAACTATATCACTCCAGATATTTACGTTGATAAAGTTAATGGTGAATATGTGATCCGTCAAAATGAGGATGGCTTGCCCAAACTAAGAATATCTAAGCTGTATGAACAGGCTTTAAGAGGGGCAAAAACTTCTGAAAGCGCAAAAGAGTATATCAATGAAAAATTACGGTCTGCAATTTGGTTGATTCGCTCCATTCATCAAAGGCAGAGAACCATTTATAAAGTCACAGAGTCCATTGTTAAAATGCAAAGGGACTTTTTTGAAAAAGGAATCGTAGGTTTAAAACCAATGGTTCTTAAAGATGTTGCAGAAGATATCGGTATGCATGAGTCTACTGTGAGTCGTGTGACCACCAATAAATATGTGCACACACCGCAAGGTATTTTTGAACTCAAGTTTTTCTTTAATTCAGGAATCAAACGTGTTGAAGGTACCAATATGGCTTCTGAAGCAGTGAAGGAAAAAATAAGACTGGTCATACAAAGTGAGGATACAAAAAAACCATTCAGTGATCAGGAGATTGTAGAATTATTAAGGCAAAAGAACATTGATATTGCACGCAGAACCGTTGCTAAATATAGAGAAATGTTAGGTATTTTGTCATCTTCAAAAAGAAAGCAAGTTTTATTGAACTAA
- the raiA gene encoding ribosome-associated translation inhibitor RaiA has product MKKNITFRHMDSSDALKTHAYEKLRKLEKYNNPASEAHIVLSVDGHRHQAEINFTAKQFTSTVSAESTDMYASIDDAVAKLELSIKKHNDKMRAQG; this is encoded by the coding sequence GTGAAAAAAAATATAACATTCAGACATATGGATAGCAGTGATGCATTAAAAACCCATGCCTATGAAAAATTAAGAAAACTGGAAAAATACAATAACCCAGCTAGTGAAGCGCATATTGTTTTAAGTGTAGACGGTCATCGACACCAAGCAGAGATTAACTTTACTGCAAAACAGTTTACCTCAACCGTCAGTGCTGAGAGTACGGATATGTACGCTTCAATAGATGATGCTGTTGCAAAATTGGAGCTGTCAATCAAAAAACATAATGATAAAATGCGAGCACAAGGTTAA
- a CDS encoding PTS sugar transporter subunit IIA: MSVWQKTQNKYVVLNLESNSKASILKELAKHIAEKKDDVDASELAQALVDRERLSSTAIGAGVAIPHARLKLLKESHVLIAKSAKGVDFDAIDEKPVHLIFCILSPSKATENHLKLLSRVAKFLHDTSFKEQLIKASDEREVLSALAAKDNSY; encoded by the coding sequence GTGTCGGTCTGGCAGAAAACACAGAACAAGTATGTAGTACTTAATTTAGAGTCTAACAGCAAAGCTTCAATATTAAAGGAGCTGGCCAAGCATATAGCAGAAAAAAAAGATGATGTTGATGCTTCTGAGCTTGCACAGGCTTTGGTTGATAGAGAAAGATTAAGTTCAACGGCTATTGGGGCAGGTGTAGCAATTCCGCATGCACGCTTGAAGCTGTTGAAAGAAAGCCATGTTCTCATTGCTAAAAGTGCTAAAGGAGTTGACTTTGACGCCATTGATGAGAAACCAGTACATCTTATTTTTTGTATATTGAGTCCTAGTAAAGCAACCGAAAACCACTTAAAGCTATTATCCAGAGTTGCCAAATTTTTACATGATACATCTTTTAAAGAGCAGTTAATTAAGGCCAGTGATGAACGAGAAGTTTTAAGTGCTTTGGCCGCCAAGGACAATAGTTATTGA
- the rapZ gene encoding RNase adapter RapZ → MSVKNKQLNLIIVSGLSGAGKSTVIKSLEDIGFYCIDNLPVQMFDQCVQYFKQSKENIENIALVIDARESLANIKPFADKINQLKAAGEKVKLLFLQADKESLLKRFRLTRRRHPIDNNGDISSAIEEELNILKPLKMVADQVIDSSAYNVHELKRHCMEIFSSWPVYKNMFISILSFGFKHGLPHNADLVFDVRFLNNPYFKDDLKNLSGLDEPVKDYVMQQVDAQKFLNHVLELLRFSIPKYEQEPKAYLTVAIGCTGGQHRSVAMAEQVYKSIVQLYKSVSIKHRDVMLDRTS, encoded by the coding sequence ATGAGTGTAAAGAATAAACAATTGAATTTGATTATTGTTTCTGGTTTGTCTGGTGCTGGTAAATCAACGGTGATTAAGTCTTTAGAAGATATTGGTTTTTACTGTATTGATAACTTACCTGTGCAAATGTTTGATCAATGCGTGCAGTACTTTAAACAATCAAAAGAAAATATTGAAAATATAGCCTTGGTCATTGATGCAAGAGAAAGTTTAGCCAATATTAAGCCCTTTGCAGATAAAATAAATCAGCTTAAAGCGGCAGGAGAAAAAGTAAAATTATTATTTTTACAGGCGGATAAAGAAAGTTTATTGAAACGTTTTCGTTTAACCCGCAGAAGACATCCTATTGATAATAATGGTGACATTAGCTCTGCCATTGAAGAAGAACTCAATATTTTAAAGCCGTTAAAAATGGTCGCCGATCAAGTTATTGATAGTAGTGCTTATAACGTTCATGAATTAAAACGTCATTGTATGGAAATTTTTTCATCATGGCCAGTGTACAAAAATATGTTTATTTCTATTTTGTCTTTTGGATTTAAGCATGGCTTGCCACATAATGCCGATTTAGTTTTTGATGTAAGGTTTCTCAACAATCCTTATTTTAAAGATGATTTGAAAAATCTCAGTGGTTTGGATGAGCCTGTAAAAGACTATGTCATGCAGCAAGTTGATGCACAAAAGTTTTTAAATCATGTTTTAGAGTTACTTCGGTTTTCTATTCCCAAATATGAACAAGAGCCCAAAGCTTATTTAACTGTAGCCATTGGTTGTACAGGTGGACAACATAGATCCGTTGCAATGGCTGAGCAAGTGTATAAGTCAATTGTGCAACTCTATAAGTCAGTATCGATCAAGCATAGAGATGTTATGCTTGATAGAACATCTTGA
- the metK gene encoding methionine adenosyltransferase, with translation MLKQFLFTSESVTEGHPDKICDQISDALLDEMLKQDPQSRVAAETMCGTGFIHIAGEVTSNAKVEIADVARKVVKDIGYDASEKGFDCDTCAVHVSLGKQSQDISAGVSEGEGLYKEQGAGDQGLMFGYACNENKDFMPSPIYFAHRLTKQLAKVRHDKTLGYLRPDGKSQVSIQYDAGKPVHIDTVLISSQHDEDIEHEMIFQDIKNKVILPLIPEHLISDQTKILVNPTGRFVLGGPKGDCGLTGRKIIVDTYGGWGRHGGGAFSGKDATKVDRSAAYMARYIAKNIVAAELADQCEVQLAYAIGVADPVSIMVDTMNSAKVDAEKLPQAIREIFPLKPKGIIEALDLTSPRFRPTAAYGHFGRNEDGFTWEKMDKVNDLKNFFA, from the coding sequence ATGTTGAAGCAATTTTTATTTACATCAGAGTCAGTGACGGAAGGCCATCCAGATAAAATCTGTGATCAAATTTCAGATGCTTTGTTAGATGAAATGTTAAAGCAAGATCCGCAAAGCCGTGTAGCTGCAGAAACCATGTGTGGAACAGGTTTTATTCATATTGCTGGTGAAGTGACCAGTAATGCAAAAGTCGAAATTGCTGATGTTGCCCGTAAAGTGGTTAAAGATATTGGTTATGATGCCAGTGAAAAAGGTTTTGATTGTGATACATGTGCTGTGCATGTTTCTTTAGGTAAACAATCTCAAGATATATCCGCCGGGGTCTCTGAAGGAGAGGGCTTATACAAAGAACAAGGTGCCGGTGATCAGGGCTTGATGTTTGGTTATGCTTGCAACGAGAACAAAGATTTTATGCCTTCGCCAATTTATTTTGCCCATCGTTTAACCAAGCAATTAGCAAAAGTACGTCATGACAAAACTCTAGGGTATTTGCGTCCGGATGGTAAAAGTCAAGTGAGTATTCAATATGATGCAGGTAAGCCTGTTCATATTGATACTGTTCTTATTTCATCACAACATGATGAAGATATTGAGCATGAAATGATTTTTCAGGATATAAAAAACAAGGTGATTTTACCTTTAATACCAGAACACTTAATTAGCGATCAAACAAAAATATTGGTTAACCCCACGGGTCGTTTTGTTTTAGGTGGGCCCAAAGGAGACTGTGGCTTAACGGGTAGAAAAATTATTGTTGATACTTATGGCGGTTGGGGAAGACATGGAGGTGGAGCTTTTTCTGGTAAGGATGCCACCAAAGTTGACCGTAGTGCTGCATACATGGCCCGTTATATTGCAAAAAATATCGTTGCTGCAGAATTAGCAGATCAGTGTGAAGTACAGTTGGCTTATGCTATTGGTGTAGCAGATCCAGTATCTATTATGGTGGATACCATGAATAGTGCAAAAGTAGATGCTGAAAAACTACCGCAAGCAATTAGAGAGATTTTCCCCCTTAAACCTAAAGGCATTATTGAGGCTTTAGATTTAACCAGCCCCCGCTTTAGACCAACTGCTGCTTATGGTCATTTTGGTCGAAATGAAGATGGCTTTACTTGGGAAAAAATGGATAAAGTGAATGATCTAAAAAATTTCTTTGCTTAG